A window from Citrus sinensis cultivar Valencia sweet orange chromosome 5, DVS_A1.0, whole genome shotgun sequence encodes these proteins:
- the LOC107174909 gene encoding uncharacterized protein LOC107174909 isoform X25, giving the protein MNQIREKMNEIGGYFQQLLPPVLTSSYNQKTKPGRQRLQRTRKGWPGYEVIGYDVYGSVHVDTETNSYNQKTRQGRQRLQRKEKKWPGSEVIGDNVQCSILANKEKKFKDIPGNIPNPGSSSKVKAKENLDDKKETLLGSMISNVSISEGSEVIGDNFHVAEIKSKDLIKTAKGTNAFNYTINHFFSLVCSYNQKTRPGRRRLHRNGKAWPGDELTGDNVYVSIHVGTEVKLNDTSSYNQNTRPGRQRLHRKEKLLAGSKVVGDSVRGSVLTAKEKKRKNETFDAKTSVVSSEESDEMIGNAVPGPVLMIQDDMLKPETSEDKAKEIVEDNKDDIRITESRSEDKVKETVGGRKIQDNIEKELSSERRKMDITFVLPARCISYIISLTTPRDASRLSLACPAFKSAADSDSVWEKFLPSDYKEIISNSSSISASSLMITSLSKKDLYFYLCHNPILINNHTTSFSLVQETGKKCYMVGARGLSIAWGDSPQYWNWLSLQESRFPEVAKLREVWWFEIIARIETRILSSKTNYGAYLVFKFVKSRQGFDARPIEFDVYFEGSNNHKRRSALLDPPTNVSPQLSQDRGDGWTEIEMGEFFNENGDDGTVVCKLCESGSVQKRGIIIQGIELRPKYGK; this is encoded by the exons ATGAATCAAATACGAGAAAAAATGAACGAAATTGGAGGATATTTCCAACAATTATTACCTCCGGTACTG ACAAGCTCTTACAACCAGAAAACAAAGCCAGGACGACAAAGGCTTCAACGAACCAGAAAAGGTTGGCCAG GTTATGAGGTGATTGGTTACGATGTTTATGGTTCTGTTCATGTGGATACTGAG ACAAATTCATACAACCAGAAAACAAGGCAAGGACGACAAAGGCTTCagcgaaaagaaaaaaaatggccag GTTCTGAGGTGATTGGTGACAATGTTCAATGTTCAATTCTTGcgaataaagagaaaaaattcaaagat aTTCCGGGTAACATTCCAAACCCAGGATCCAGCAGTAAGGTTAAAGCAAAGGAAAATCTTGACGACAAAAAG GAAACACTACTAGGTTCAATGATATCAAATGTTTCAATCAGTGAAGGCTCTGAAGTGATTGGTGATAATTTTCATGTTGCTGAGATCAAATCAAAAGAT TTAATTAAAACTGCCAAAGGAACAAATGCTTTTAACTACACaatcaatcattttttttccctggtTTGTTCTTACAACCAGAAGACTAGACCAGGAAGACGGAGGCTTCACCGAAACGGAAAGGCTTGGCCAG GTGATGAGTTGACTGGTGACAATGTCTATGTTTCGATTCATGTGGGTACTGAGGTCAAACTCAATGAT aCAAGCTCTTACAACCAGAACACTAGGCCAGGACGACAAAGGCTTCAtcgaaaagaaaaacttttgGCAG GTTCTAAGGTGGTTGGTGACAGTGTTCGTGGTTCGGTTCTCACTGCTAAAGAGAAAAAACGAAAAAAT GAAACTTTTGATGCAAAAACATCAGTTGTTTCGAGTGAAGAATCTGATGAGATGATTGGTAACGCTGTTCCTGGACCGGTCCTCATG ATTCAGGATGACATGCTGAAACCAGAGACGAGTGAggataaagcaaaagaaattGTGGAAGACAATAAG GATGACATTCGAATCACAGAATCCAGGAGTGAGGATAAAGTAAAAGAAACTGTAGGTGGCAGAAAg aTTCAGGATAACATTGAAAAGGAGCTGTCATCAGAAAGACGTAAAATGGACATCACATTTGTTCTGCCTGCACGGTGCATTTCATACATCATTTCTCTTACAACTCCCCGCGATGCAAGCAGATTATCATTGGCTTGTCCTGCCTTCAAATCCGCTGCGGATTCGGATTCCGTTTGGGAGAAGTTTCTGCCGTCCGATTACAAGGAGATCATTTCCAACTCGTCATCAATCTCTGCTTCGTCTTTGATGATCACTTCGTTGTCTAAGAAGGacctttacttttatcttTGTCATAACCCCATCCTCATCAACAATCATACGACGAGCTTTTCGCTAGTGCAAGAGACTGGAAAGAAATGTTACATGGTTGGTGCAAGGGGACTTTCCATAGCATGGGGAGATTCACCCCAATATTGGAACTGGCTTTCTCTACAAGAGTCTAG GTTTCCCGAAGTGGCTAAACTCAGGGAGGTGTGGTGGTTCGAAATCATAGCAAGAATTGAGACAAGAattttatcatccaaaacGAACTATGGAGCTTACCTTGTGttcaagtttgtcaaaagTAGACAAGGATTTGATGCTAGACCTATAGAGTTTGACGTCTATTTTGAGGGAAGCAATAATCACAAAAGGCGTAGCGCGTTGTTAGATCCTCCGACAAATGTGTCTCCTCAACTATCTCAAGACAGAGGAGACGGGTGGACGGAAATTGAGATGGGTGAGTTCTTTAATGAAAATGGAGATGATGGGACAGTGGTCTGTAAGCTGTGTGAATCAGGATCTGTGCAAAAGCGTGGCATCATTATCCAAGGAATTGAGCTTAGGCCTAAATATGGCAAATAA
- the LOC107174909 gene encoding uncharacterized protein LOC107174909 isoform X10, which produces MNQIREKMNEIGGYFQQLLPPVLTSSYNQKTKPGRQRLQRTRKGWPGYEVIGYDVYGSVHVDTETNSYNQKTRQGRQRLQRKEKKWPGSEVIGDNVQCSILANKEKKFKDIPGNIPNPGSSSKVKAKENLDDKKETLLGSMISNVSISEGSEVIGDNFHVAEIKSKDTRPGRRRLHRNGKAWPGDELTGDNVYVSIHVGTEVKLNDTSSYNQNTRPGRQRLHRKEKLLAGSKVVGDSVRGSVLTAKEKKRKNETFDAKTSVVSSEESDEMIGNAVPGPVLMIQDDMLKPETSEDKAKEIVEDNKDDIRITESRSEDKVKETVGGRKETLDVKSPIISCEESKVASDGVHGSVLMIQDDIPKVRIKQKEFVDDNKDDIPNPGSNIEDKAKTVDDKKEIIHPITSNFSSEGYKIQDNIEKELSSERRKMDITFVLPARCISYIISLTTPRDASRLSLACPAFKSAADSDSVWEKFLPSDYKEIISNSSSISASSLMITSLSKKDLYFYLCHNPILINNHTTSFSLVQETGKKCYMVGARGLSIAWGDSPQYWNWLSLQESRFPEVAKLREVWWFEIIARIETRILSSKTNYGAYLVFKFVKSRQGFDARPIEFDVYFEGSNNHKRRSALLDPPTNVSPQLSQDRGDGWTEIEMGEFFNENGDDGTVVCKLCESGSVQKRGIIIQGIELRPKYGK; this is translated from the exons ATGAATCAAATACGAGAAAAAATGAACGAAATTGGAGGATATTTCCAACAATTATTACCTCCGGTACTG ACAAGCTCTTACAACCAGAAAACAAAGCCAGGACGACAAAGGCTTCAACGAACCAGAAAAGGTTGGCCAG GTTATGAGGTGATTGGTTACGATGTTTATGGTTCTGTTCATGTGGATACTGAG ACAAATTCATACAACCAGAAAACAAGGCAAGGACGACAAAGGCTTCagcgaaaagaaaaaaaatggccag GTTCTGAGGTGATTGGTGACAATGTTCAATGTTCAATTCTTGcgaataaagagaaaaaattcaaagat aTTCCGGGTAACATTCCAAACCCAGGATCCAGCAGTAAGGTTAAAGCAAAGGAAAATCTTGACGACAAAAAG GAAACACTACTAGGTTCAATGATATCAAATGTTTCAATCAGTGAAGGCTCTGAAGTGATTGGTGATAATTTTCATGTTGCTGAGATCAAATCAAAAGAT ACTAGACCAGGAAGACGGAGGCTTCACCGAAACGGAAAGGCTTGGCCAG GTGATGAGTTGACTGGTGACAATGTCTATGTTTCGATTCATGTGGGTACTGAGGTCAAACTCAATGAT aCAAGCTCTTACAACCAGAACACTAGGCCAGGACGACAAAGGCTTCAtcgaaaagaaaaacttttgGCAG GTTCTAAGGTGGTTGGTGACAGTGTTCGTGGTTCGGTTCTCACTGCTAAAGAGAAAAAACGAAAAAAT GAAACTTTTGATGCAAAAACATCAGTTGTTTCGAGTGAAGAATCTGATGAGATGATTGGTAACGCTGTTCCTGGACCGGTCCTCATG ATTCAGGATGACATGCTGAAACCAGAGACGAGTGAggataaagcaaaagaaattGTGGAAGACAATAAG GATGACATTCGAATCACAGAATCCAGGAGTGAGGATAAAGTAAAAGAAACTGTAGGTGGCAGAAAg GAAACATTAGATGTGAAATCACCAATTATTTCATGTGAAGAATCTAAAGTCGCTAGTGACGGTGTTCACGGTTCGGTTCTTATG ATTCAGGATGACATTCCGAAAGTAAGGataaagcaaaaagaatttgtgGACGACAATAAG GATGACATTCCAAACCCAGGATCCAATATTGAGGATAAGGCAAAAACAGTGGATGACAAAAAG GAAATAATACATCCCAtaacatcaaatttttcaaGTGAAGGTTATAAG aTTCAGGATAACATTGAAAAGGAGCTGTCATCAGAAAGACGTAAAATGGACATCACATTTGTTCTGCCTGCACGGTGCATTTCATACATCATTTCTCTTACAACTCCCCGCGATGCAAGCAGATTATCATTGGCTTGTCCTGCCTTCAAATCCGCTGCGGATTCGGATTCCGTTTGGGAGAAGTTTCTGCCGTCCGATTACAAGGAGATCATTTCCAACTCGTCATCAATCTCTGCTTCGTCTTTGATGATCACTTCGTTGTCTAAGAAGGacctttacttttatcttTGTCATAACCCCATCCTCATCAACAATCATACGACGAGCTTTTCGCTAGTGCAAGAGACTGGAAAGAAATGTTACATGGTTGGTGCAAGGGGACTTTCCATAGCATGGGGAGATTCACCCCAATATTGGAACTGGCTTTCTCTACAAGAGTCTAG GTTTCCCGAAGTGGCTAAACTCAGGGAGGTGTGGTGGTTCGAAATCATAGCAAGAATTGAGACAAGAattttatcatccaaaacGAACTATGGAGCTTACCTTGTGttcaagtttgtcaaaagTAGACAAGGATTTGATGCTAGACCTATAGAGTTTGACGTCTATTTTGAGGGAAGCAATAATCACAAAAGGCGTAGCGCGTTGTTAGATCCTCCGACAAATGTGTCTCCTCAACTATCTCAAGACAGAGGAGACGGGTGGACGGAAATTGAGATGGGTGAGTTCTTTAATGAAAATGGAGATGATGGGACAGTGGTCTGTAAGCTGTGTGAATCAGGATCTGTGCAAAAGCGTGGCATCATTATCCAAGGAATTGAGCTTAGGCCTAAATATGGCAAATAA
- the LOC107174909 gene encoding uncharacterized protein LOC107174909 isoform X26, whose product MNQIREKMNEIGGYFQQLLPPVLTSSYNQKTKPGRQRLQRTRKGWPGYEVIGYDVYGSVHVDTETNSYNQKTRQGRQRLQRKEKKWPGSEVIGDNVQCSILANKEKKFKDIPGNIPNPGSSSKVKAKENLDDKKETLLGSMISNVSISEGSEVIGDNFHVAEIKSKDLIKTAKGTNAFNYTINHFFSLVCSYNQKTRPGRRRLHRNGKAWPGDELTGDNVYVSIHVGTEVKLNDTSSYNQNTRPGRQRLHRKEKLLAGSKVVGDSVRGSVLTAKEKKRKNETFDAKTSVVSSEESDEMIGNAVPGPVLMIQDDMLKPETSEDKAKEIVEDNKDDIRITESRSEDKVKETVGGRKDNIEKELSSERRKMDITFVLPARCISYIISLTTPRDASRLSLACPAFKSAADSDSVWEKFLPSDYKEIISNSSSISASSLMITSLSKKDLYFYLCHNPILINNHTTSFSLVQETGKKCYMVGARGLSIAWGDSPQYWNWLSLQESRFPEVAKLREVWWFEIIARIETRILSSKTNYGAYLVFKFVKSRQGFDARPIEFDVYFEGSNNHKRRSALLDPPTNVSPQLSQDRGDGWTEIEMGEFFNENGDDGTVVCKLCESGSVQKRGIIIQGIELRPKYGK is encoded by the exons ATGAATCAAATACGAGAAAAAATGAACGAAATTGGAGGATATTTCCAACAATTATTACCTCCGGTACTG ACAAGCTCTTACAACCAGAAAACAAAGCCAGGACGACAAAGGCTTCAACGAACCAGAAAAGGTTGGCCAG GTTATGAGGTGATTGGTTACGATGTTTATGGTTCTGTTCATGTGGATACTGAG ACAAATTCATACAACCAGAAAACAAGGCAAGGACGACAAAGGCTTCagcgaaaagaaaaaaaatggccag GTTCTGAGGTGATTGGTGACAATGTTCAATGTTCAATTCTTGcgaataaagagaaaaaattcaaagat aTTCCGGGTAACATTCCAAACCCAGGATCCAGCAGTAAGGTTAAAGCAAAGGAAAATCTTGACGACAAAAAG GAAACACTACTAGGTTCAATGATATCAAATGTTTCAATCAGTGAAGGCTCTGAAGTGATTGGTGATAATTTTCATGTTGCTGAGATCAAATCAAAAGAT TTAATTAAAACTGCCAAAGGAACAAATGCTTTTAACTACACaatcaatcattttttttccctggtTTGTTCTTACAACCAGAAGACTAGACCAGGAAGACGGAGGCTTCACCGAAACGGAAAGGCTTGGCCAG GTGATGAGTTGACTGGTGACAATGTCTATGTTTCGATTCATGTGGGTACTGAGGTCAAACTCAATGAT aCAAGCTCTTACAACCAGAACACTAGGCCAGGACGACAAAGGCTTCAtcgaaaagaaaaacttttgGCAG GTTCTAAGGTGGTTGGTGACAGTGTTCGTGGTTCGGTTCTCACTGCTAAAGAGAAAAAACGAAAAAAT GAAACTTTTGATGCAAAAACATCAGTTGTTTCGAGTGAAGAATCTGATGAGATGATTGGTAACGCTGTTCCTGGACCGGTCCTCATG ATTCAGGATGACATGCTGAAACCAGAGACGAGTGAggataaagcaaaagaaattGTGGAAGACAATAAG GATGACATTCGAATCACAGAATCCAGGAGTGAGGATAAAGTAAAAGAAACTGTAGGTGGCAGAAAg GATAACATTGAAAAGGAGCTGTCATCAGAAAGACGTAAAATGGACATCACATTTGTTCTGCCTGCACGGTGCATTTCATACATCATTTCTCTTACAACTCCCCGCGATGCAAGCAGATTATCATTGGCTTGTCCTGCCTTCAAATCCGCTGCGGATTCGGATTCCGTTTGGGAGAAGTTTCTGCCGTCCGATTACAAGGAGATCATTTCCAACTCGTCATCAATCTCTGCTTCGTCTTTGATGATCACTTCGTTGTCTAAGAAGGacctttacttttatcttTGTCATAACCCCATCCTCATCAACAATCATACGACGAGCTTTTCGCTAGTGCAAGAGACTGGAAAGAAATGTTACATGGTTGGTGCAAGGGGACTTTCCATAGCATGGGGAGATTCACCCCAATATTGGAACTGGCTTTCTCTACAAGAGTCTAG GTTTCCCGAAGTGGCTAAACTCAGGGAGGTGTGGTGGTTCGAAATCATAGCAAGAATTGAGACAAGAattttatcatccaaaacGAACTATGGAGCTTACCTTGTGttcaagtttgtcaaaagTAGACAAGGATTTGATGCTAGACCTATAGAGTTTGACGTCTATTTTGAGGGAAGCAATAATCACAAAAGGCGTAGCGCGTTGTTAGATCCTCCGACAAATGTGTCTCCTCAACTATCTCAAGACAGAGGAGACGGGTGGACGGAAATTGAGATGGGTGAGTTCTTTAATGAAAATGGAGATGATGGGACAGTGGTCTGTAAGCTGTGTGAATCAGGATCTGTGCAAAAGCGTGGCATCATTATCCAAGGAATTGAGCTTAGGCCTAAATATGGCAAATAA
- the LOC107174909 gene encoding uncharacterized protein LOC107174909 isoform X23, with product MNQIREKMNEIGGYFQQLLPPVLTSSYNQKTKPGRQRLQRTRKGWPGYEVIGYDVYGSVHVDTETNSYNQKTRQGRQRLQRKEKKWPGSEVIGDNVQCSILANKEKKFKDIPGNIPNPGSSSKVKAKENLDDKKTRPGRRRLHRNGKAWPGDELTGDNVYVSIHTSSYNQNTRPGRQRLHRKEKLLAGSKVVGDSVRGSVLTAKEKKRKNETFDAKTSVVSSEESDEMIGNAVPGPVLMIQDDMLKPETSEDKAKEIVEDNKDDIRITESRSEDKVKETVGGRKETLDVKSPIISCEESKVASDGVHGSVLMIQDDIPKVRIKQKEFVDDNKDDIPNPGSNIEDKAKTVDDKKEIIHPITSNFSSEGYKIQDNIEKELSSERRKMDITFVLPARCISYIISLTTPRDASRLSLACPAFKSAADSDSVWEKFLPSDYKEIISNSSSISASSLMITSLSKKDLYFYLCHNPILINNHTTSFSLVQETGKKCYMVGARGLSIAWGDSPQYWNWLSLQESRFPEVAKLREVWWFEIIARIETRILSSKTNYGAYLVFKFVKSRQGFDARPIEFDVYFEGSNNHKRRSALLDPPTNVSPQLSQDRGDGWTEIEMGEFFNENGDDGTVVCKLCESGSVQKRGIIIQGIELRPKYGK from the exons ATGAATCAAATACGAGAAAAAATGAACGAAATTGGAGGATATTTCCAACAATTATTACCTCCGGTACTG ACAAGCTCTTACAACCAGAAAACAAAGCCAGGACGACAAAGGCTTCAACGAACCAGAAAAGGTTGGCCAG GTTATGAGGTGATTGGTTACGATGTTTATGGTTCTGTTCATGTGGATACTGAG ACAAATTCATACAACCAGAAAACAAGGCAAGGACGACAAAGGCTTCagcgaaaagaaaaaaaatggccag GTTCTGAGGTGATTGGTGACAATGTTCAATGTTCAATTCTTGcgaataaagagaaaaaattcaaagat aTTCCGGGTAACATTCCAAACCCAGGATCCAGCAGTAAGGTTAAAGCAAAGGAAAATCTTGACGACAAAAAG ACTAGACCAGGAAGACGGAGGCTTCACCGAAACGGAAAGGCTTGGCCAG GTGATGAGTTGACTGGTGACAATGTCTATGTTTCGATTCAT aCAAGCTCTTACAACCAGAACACTAGGCCAGGACGACAAAGGCTTCAtcgaaaagaaaaacttttgGCAG GTTCTAAGGTGGTTGGTGACAGTGTTCGTGGTTCGGTTCTCACTGCTAAAGAGAAAAAACGAAAAAAT GAAACTTTTGATGCAAAAACATCAGTTGTTTCGAGTGAAGAATCTGATGAGATGATTGGTAACGCTGTTCCTGGACCGGTCCTCATG ATTCAGGATGACATGCTGAAACCAGAGACGAGTGAggataaagcaaaagaaattGTGGAAGACAATAAG GATGACATTCGAATCACAGAATCCAGGAGTGAGGATAAAGTAAAAGAAACTGTAGGTGGCAGAAAg GAAACATTAGATGTGAAATCACCAATTATTTCATGTGAAGAATCTAAAGTCGCTAGTGACGGTGTTCACGGTTCGGTTCTTATG ATTCAGGATGACATTCCGAAAGTAAGGataaagcaaaaagaatttgtgGACGACAATAAG GATGACATTCCAAACCCAGGATCCAATATTGAGGATAAGGCAAAAACAGTGGATGACAAAAAG GAAATAATACATCCCAtaacatcaaatttttcaaGTGAAGGTTATAAG aTTCAGGATAACATTGAAAAGGAGCTGTCATCAGAAAGACGTAAAATGGACATCACATTTGTTCTGCCTGCACGGTGCATTTCATACATCATTTCTCTTACAACTCCCCGCGATGCAAGCAGATTATCATTGGCTTGTCCTGCCTTCAAATCCGCTGCGGATTCGGATTCCGTTTGGGAGAAGTTTCTGCCGTCCGATTACAAGGAGATCATTTCCAACTCGTCATCAATCTCTGCTTCGTCTTTGATGATCACTTCGTTGTCTAAGAAGGacctttacttttatcttTGTCATAACCCCATCCTCATCAACAATCATACGACGAGCTTTTCGCTAGTGCAAGAGACTGGAAAGAAATGTTACATGGTTGGTGCAAGGGGACTTTCCATAGCATGGGGAGATTCACCCCAATATTGGAACTGGCTTTCTCTACAAGAGTCTAG GTTTCCCGAAGTGGCTAAACTCAGGGAGGTGTGGTGGTTCGAAATCATAGCAAGAATTGAGACAAGAattttatcatccaaaacGAACTATGGAGCTTACCTTGTGttcaagtttgtcaaaagTAGACAAGGATTTGATGCTAGACCTATAGAGTTTGACGTCTATTTTGAGGGAAGCAATAATCACAAAAGGCGTAGCGCGTTGTTAGATCCTCCGACAAATGTGTCTCCTCAACTATCTCAAGACAGAGGAGACGGGTGGACGGAAATTGAGATGGGTGAGTTCTTTAATGAAAATGGAGATGATGGGACAGTGGTCTGTAAGCTGTGTGAATCAGGATCTGTGCAAAAGCGTGGCATCATTATCCAAGGAATTGAGCTTAGGCCTAAATATGGCAAATAA
- the LOC107174909 gene encoding uncharacterized protein LOC107174909 isoform X9 has product MNQIREKMNEIGGYFQQLLPPVLTSSYNQKTKPGRQRLQRTRKGWPGYEVIGYDVYGSVHVDTETNSYNQKTRQGRQRLQRKEKKWPGSEVIGDNVQCSILANKEKKFKDIPGNIPNPGSSSKVKAKENLDDKKETLLGSMISNVSISEGSEVIGDNFHVAEIKSKDKTRPGRRRLHRNGKAWPGDELTGDNVYVSIHVGTEVKLNDTSSYNQNTRPGRQRLHRKEKLLAGSKVVGDSVRGSVLTAKEKKRKNETFDAKTSVVSSEESDEMIGNAVPGPVLMIQDDMLKPETSEDKAKEIVEDNKDDIRITESRSEDKVKETVGGRKETLDVKSPIISCEESKVASDGVHGSVLMIQDDIPKVRIKQKEFVDDNKDDIPNPGSNIEDKAKTVDDKKEIIHPITSNFSSEGYKIQDNIEKELSSERRKMDITFVLPARCISYIISLTTPRDASRLSLACPAFKSAADSDSVWEKFLPSDYKEIISNSSSISASSLMITSLSKKDLYFYLCHNPILINNHTTSFSLVQETGKKCYMVGARGLSIAWGDSPQYWNWLSLQESRFPEVAKLREVWWFEIIARIETRILSSKTNYGAYLVFKFVKSRQGFDARPIEFDVYFEGSNNHKRRSALLDPPTNVSPQLSQDRGDGWTEIEMGEFFNENGDDGTVVCKLCESGSVQKRGIIIQGIELRPKYGK; this is encoded by the exons ATGAATCAAATACGAGAAAAAATGAACGAAATTGGAGGATATTTCCAACAATTATTACCTCCGGTACTG ACAAGCTCTTACAACCAGAAAACAAAGCCAGGACGACAAAGGCTTCAACGAACCAGAAAAGGTTGGCCAG GTTATGAGGTGATTGGTTACGATGTTTATGGTTCTGTTCATGTGGATACTGAG ACAAATTCATACAACCAGAAAACAAGGCAAGGACGACAAAGGCTTCagcgaaaagaaaaaaaatggccag GTTCTGAGGTGATTGGTGACAATGTTCAATGTTCAATTCTTGcgaataaagagaaaaaattcaaagat aTTCCGGGTAACATTCCAAACCCAGGATCCAGCAGTAAGGTTAAAGCAAAGGAAAATCTTGACGACAAAAAG GAAACACTACTAGGTTCAATGATATCAAATGTTTCAATCAGTGAAGGCTCTGAAGTGATTGGTGATAATTTTCATGTTGCTGAGATCAAATCAAAAGAT AAGACTAGACCAGGAAGACGGAGGCTTCACCGAAACGGAAAGGCTTGGCCAG GTGATGAGTTGACTGGTGACAATGTCTATGTTTCGATTCATGTGGGTACTGAGGTCAAACTCAATGAT aCAAGCTCTTACAACCAGAACACTAGGCCAGGACGACAAAGGCTTCAtcgaaaagaaaaacttttgGCAG GTTCTAAGGTGGTTGGTGACAGTGTTCGTGGTTCGGTTCTCACTGCTAAAGAGAAAAAACGAAAAAAT GAAACTTTTGATGCAAAAACATCAGTTGTTTCGAGTGAAGAATCTGATGAGATGATTGGTAACGCTGTTCCTGGACCGGTCCTCATG ATTCAGGATGACATGCTGAAACCAGAGACGAGTGAggataaagcaaaagaaattGTGGAAGACAATAAG GATGACATTCGAATCACAGAATCCAGGAGTGAGGATAAAGTAAAAGAAACTGTAGGTGGCAGAAAg GAAACATTAGATGTGAAATCACCAATTATTTCATGTGAAGAATCTAAAGTCGCTAGTGACGGTGTTCACGGTTCGGTTCTTATG ATTCAGGATGACATTCCGAAAGTAAGGataaagcaaaaagaatttgtgGACGACAATAAG GATGACATTCCAAACCCAGGATCCAATATTGAGGATAAGGCAAAAACAGTGGATGACAAAAAG GAAATAATACATCCCAtaacatcaaatttttcaaGTGAAGGTTATAAG aTTCAGGATAACATTGAAAAGGAGCTGTCATCAGAAAGACGTAAAATGGACATCACATTTGTTCTGCCTGCACGGTGCATTTCATACATCATTTCTCTTACAACTCCCCGCGATGCAAGCAGATTATCATTGGCTTGTCCTGCCTTCAAATCCGCTGCGGATTCGGATTCCGTTTGGGAGAAGTTTCTGCCGTCCGATTACAAGGAGATCATTTCCAACTCGTCATCAATCTCTGCTTCGTCTTTGATGATCACTTCGTTGTCTAAGAAGGacctttacttttatcttTGTCATAACCCCATCCTCATCAACAATCATACGACGAGCTTTTCGCTAGTGCAAGAGACTGGAAAGAAATGTTACATGGTTGGTGCAAGGGGACTTTCCATAGCATGGGGAGATTCACCCCAATATTGGAACTGGCTTTCTCTACAAGAGTCTAG GTTTCCCGAAGTGGCTAAACTCAGGGAGGTGTGGTGGTTCGAAATCATAGCAAGAATTGAGACAAGAattttatcatccaaaacGAACTATGGAGCTTACCTTGTGttcaagtttgtcaaaagTAGACAAGGATTTGATGCTAGACCTATAGAGTTTGACGTCTATTTTGAGGGAAGCAATAATCACAAAAGGCGTAGCGCGTTGTTAGATCCTCCGACAAATGTGTCTCCTCAACTATCTCAAGACAGAGGAGACGGGTGGACGGAAATTGAGATGGGTGAGTTCTTTAATGAAAATGGAGATGATGGGACAGTGGTCTGTAAGCTGTGTGAATCAGGATCTGTGCAAAAGCGTGGCATCATTATCCAAGGAATTGAGCTTAGGCCTAAATATGGCAAATAA